A single window of Channa argus isolate prfri chromosome 2, Channa argus male v1.0, whole genome shotgun sequence DNA harbors:
- the LOC137108468 gene encoding hatching enzyme 1.2-like, translating to MMTPVFLLLLSVMLIPSSLLPIKSGELVSVQNETLDAFQVIAKANANLTNTLTHGDIMPNRKRNADPCTAIGCKWPKTGSYVYVPVAITGDFSAQERDVIIEALVSFHDLTCIRFIWRSTEVDYLNFYTGTGCWSYVGRQSNQQLISLQKNACTYFSTVQHEVIHALGFRHEQNRSDRDSYVNIYTQNIQAGMESNFMKLQTNNLGTPYDFNSVMHYPNNGFSKNGLPTISAKSNPNMVLGGATQMSSNDIARINRLYQCCE from the exons agttttcctcctcctgctctcagTGATGCTCATTCCTTCT aGTCTTCTGCCAATAAAAAGTGGGGAACTCGTCTCAGTTCAAA ATGAGACTTTGGATGCTTTTCAAGTTATTGCCAAAGCGAATGCCAACCTAA caaacacactgacTCATGGGGACATTATGCCCAATCGGAAGAGGAACGCTGACCCCTGCACGGCCATTGGCTGCAAGTGGCCCAAAACTGGATCCTACGTCTATGTGCCCGTTGCCATCACTGGTGACTTCT CTGCACAAGAGCGTGACGTCATTATTGAGGCTCTGGTGAGTTTCCATGATTTGACCTGCATTCGCTTTATCTGGAGGTCCACTGAGGTAGACTACCTAAACTTCTACACTGGAACAGG gtgtTGGTCCTACGTGGGCCGTCAGAGCAATCAACAGCTGATCTCCCTGCAGAAAAATGCCTGCACCTACTTTAGCACAGTGCAACATGAGGTTATACACGCTCTCGGCTTCCGCCATGAACAGAATCGCTCTGACAGAGATTCATATGtcaatatatacacacagaacaTTCAAGCAG GAATGGAGTCAAACTTTATGAAGCTGCAGACGAACAACCTGGGTACTCCCTACGACTTCAACTCTGTGATGCATTACCccaa CAATGGCTTCTCCAAAAATGGCCTGCCAACCATCAGCGCCAAGAGCAACCCTAACATGGTCCTTGGGGGCGCGACCCAGATGAGCTCCAACGACATCGCCCGTATCAACAGGCTTTACCAGTGCTGTGAGTGA